In Desulfosediminicola ganghwensis, a single window of DNA contains:
- a CDS encoding D-cysteine desulfhydrase, with protein sequence MDLTQFPRRNYLQGPTPIEAAPAFSKALGGKVNVFIKRDDLLPGCSGGNKTRKLDFCIADALEKGADTIITCGAVQSNHCRLTLSWAVKEGLDCHFILEERVKGSYKPDASGNNFLFNLLGVASTKVVPGGSDMLGEMETLAEELKAAGKKPYIIPGGASNAIGALGYVGCAQEIVQQLFETGLHIDHMVVPSGSAGTHAGIVVGMAGTSANIPVSGVNVSRPKDVQEGIVFNLAQETAALAGMRGELSADEVTCFDQYVGPGYSLPTDSMKEAVTLLAQTESILLDPVYSGKAMAGLIDLVRKDHFPAGSNVLFLHTGGSPALYAYLDTFK encoded by the coding sequence ATGGACCTTACTCAATTCCCCAGGCGAAATTATCTGCAGGGACCAACCCCCATCGAAGCAGCACCGGCATTCTCCAAAGCGCTCGGTGGCAAAGTTAATGTCTTCATCAAACGTGATGACCTGTTGCCGGGTTGTTCTGGTGGCAACAAGACCAGAAAACTCGATTTCTGCATTGCTGACGCGCTTGAAAAAGGTGCCGACACCATCATCACCTGTGGCGCAGTGCAATCAAATCATTGCCGCCTGACCCTTTCCTGGGCAGTGAAAGAAGGTTTGGATTGTCATTTCATTTTAGAAGAGCGTGTTAAAGGAAGCTACAAGCCAGATGCCTCAGGTAACAATTTCCTGTTCAACCTCCTGGGAGTCGCTTCTACCAAGGTTGTGCCGGGCGGCTCAGATATGCTTGGCGAAATGGAGACATTGGCTGAGGAGTTAAAAGCTGCAGGCAAGAAACCGTACATCATTCCAGGCGGGGCCTCAAATGCCATCGGAGCGCTGGGTTATGTCGGCTGTGCGCAGGAGATCGTCCAGCAGCTTTTTGAAACCGGTCTGCATATCGACCACATGGTTGTACCCAGCGGCAGTGCAGGCACCCACGCCGGTATCGTTGTCGGTATGGCAGGAACCAGTGCCAATATCCCTGTTTCGGGTGTCAACGTGAGTCGCCCTAAAGATGTACAGGAAGGTATTGTCTTCAATCTCGCCCAGGAGACTGCGGCACTCGCTGGTATGCGTGGTGAGCTCAGTGCAGATGAGGTTACCTGTTTTGATCAGTATGTCGGCCCTGGTTATTCCCTGCCTACAGACTCCATGAAAGAAGCGGTTACCCTGCTCGCACAGACAGAATCAATCCTGCTGGACCCGGTATACTCCGGCAAAGCGATGGCGGGCCTCATTGATCTTGTCAGAAAAGATCATTTCCCTGCAGGCTCGAACGTTCTTTTTCTCCACACTGGAGGCTCGCCGGCCCTCTACGCTTATCTTGATACCTTCAAATAG
- a CDS encoding RidA family protein: protein MSENVAIETPNAPGAIGPYSQAVKIDGLIFTSGALPIDPATGKFPEGPIANRTHQVLKNLAAVLDAAGATLDDVVKTTVFLADMNDFQEVNEVYAQYFKMPFPARSAVQVAKLPLGSDIEIEAVASI from the coding sequence ATGTCAGAAAATGTTGCAATTGAAACCCCAAACGCCCCGGGAGCCATTGGTCCATATTCCCAAGCCGTGAAAATAGATGGATTGATTTTTACTTCCGGAGCACTGCCAATCGATCCGGCAACCGGAAAATTCCCCGAAGGGCCCATTGCAAATCGCACCCACCAAGTATTGAAAAACCTGGCTGCGGTGCTTGATGCTGCAGGAGCCACACTCGACGATGTGGTCAAAACCACGGTTTTTCTAGCAGACATGAACGACTTTCAGGAAGTGAACGAAGTTTACGCGCAATACTTCAAGATGCCATTTCCAGCCAGAAGCGCTGTCCAGGTAGCCAAACTGCCGCTTGGTTCAGATATCGAAATAGAAGCTGTAGCAAGTATTTAA